The Microcystis aeruginosa NIES-843 sequence GTTGATGCTGCTGAAATTCAGAAGACTGTAAAAAAGACTGGATAACCTCCTGAAAAGAACGTCCTAATTTGATCTGTTCTAGATAGTATCTTTTACCTTCTATATCCGCAGCTCTCTGCAAAAAAGTTTCATAACAAAATTCAATAAAAGTTTCTGGTTGAATAAACATAATTAGTCATCAATTTTTATGAGTCAAAGATTTTTGGTGATTAAGTTAATAATCACTAGAAAGAAAATTTATCTGAGAAATAGCCAAGCTTAAGTTTCTATCATCATCGCTTAGTCCTAAATTTTTAGGTGATGTGGAACCCTCTATTTTTAATTCAATAGTTATTAGAGATGAGTTTTCATTGAGTAGATTTTTAGAGCAGTAAATAAACTTACGAAGATTATTTTGGAAACGATTATATTCAAAGTTCCAAATATCCACTAATTTTTCATTTACCCATACCTCCACCTTAAGTGTAGGGTTTTCTGACGAGAGAAAAACTGTCACTATTTGCCATTCTATAAGTAGGGGAACAGTACAGTCAAGCTGGATAGTAAAAAAAACATAATCACCTTTTAACCAAGTAAAATTTTCTTCAGGTAAGTAAAACCCTTGTCGGAATAATTGAGGATGAAGGAAATTAGCTAAATAACCAGCAAAACTTACCCGCTTATTCAACTGGGCAAATATTTGATAACTTCCCTCTATTATATTGGCAAATTTGCCTGTTAGTAAAATTTCTTGCGAACTTAAATATTCTCTGTGCAAAGGATCGGGAGGATGACCTTTTTCCAAATTTCTATAGGGTAAGCAACCATAATAATTAGGAGGTACATAAATTAACTCTGGGATATTTGTGTTGAAAAAAATGAGATTTTTTTCGCTTAAAATATCATTTCTAACCATAAATAAATTGATCCCTTGACTATCAGCATAAATCAGGGAATAACCCTTCTTATCTGCTAAATTTTTCCAAGCTAAAATACTAGCTCCAAAATAATTTGTTCCATCCCAACAACGCTGAGTAGAGTAGGGGACAACCTTATCTTCTTTGGGTGAGTGGGAAGAATTGTATTCCACTACTACCACTCGCGGTTGATAGATTGTTTCTAAACTAAACCAGAGATAAAAATCATTACCGTCCACATCAATAGAAAGCAAATCGAACTCGTGGGGAACCTGATACTTGATAAAAACTTGATTGATATTTTCGGCAGTAATTAACTCTTGATAGAGATGAAGTTCTGGGTTACTATAATCCCTATCTAACTGGATACCATGACAGTCATAAACTTCTCGCAGATAACGCGTATTGCATTCTCTGCCATCTTCGACCCCAATTTCCACATAATAGCGGTTGGTAAAACCAATGAGAGCAAAAATATGCTCAATCACACCATCTTCTCCATTCTGGGAGAAAACTTTTTTCTCGAAAGATTGTAAATTGATGACTGTCATGGTTAAAAATATCCAGTTTCTAGATACATCCAGATAGTATTTACTAAATACCTAGTTTTTGCAATGTTAGTAAACGTTCTTTACTAAACTGCTCGTACACTGTTTTCAGATGAGTAATATTTTCCTCCTCTGTTTCCAAAGTTTTCCCATCTTTAACCACTTTTTTGCCTTGACTTGCCAAAATTTGCCAAACAAATTGTACTGCATCTTGGTTAGAGGATTTAGCCAAGAGGAATAATTGTTCTAAACGATTGACCACTACTCCAGTACCAATCAAAGGAGAAGCTAAAAAGCTTAATTCCTCACTATAGACTGCTTTCGCTTTCACTGCATTATTAAAAGCATCAGTAGATGGTTTCCGTTGTTGGCAAGTTTGCTCATCGACAGCAGGATGAATATAGCCAATACCAGTTAAAATCATAAGAGCTTGGTAAAGACCATTTAAGTTAATATTTGAGGTTTTGGGGTGATTTTGCAGTTGCAGTAAAGTTTGGGGAGATTCCGCCAAAACCTGACAAATTGGCTGATAAATTGCCTCCTGTAACTTAACTTCTCCCATGGGAAACTGCTGCTCGAACTTGATATTTGCGGGATTAACCAGCAGAGCAAACCGGGTTTCTTGTAGTTGTTTAAGCTGTTCTTGGTTGGTTAAACTTAAGGAGCCTCGAATAAAAATATCACGGCGAAATTGATTGTTAAGAAAGAAATCTCGCACCACTTCCCGATAGATTGGGTCGCTGATTTTGGCTAATTTCTCTTGAGCTGCTGGGGAGAGATTGACCGCATCAATATGGTCATTAATATGGGCAGAACCCACATATTTAAGTTTCGCATCCTCTAATTCTTTCGCTACTTCATCGAAGTAAAAAGAATTCCATTCCTGATTAAAATACTCGTGAGCTAAATAATAACGATTTTGTTCCTTCAGGCGCTCGTAACGATTTTTTAAAATTGGATTTTGGGCAAAATAACTAGCATTAGCTTCTAATAATTCTCCTGTAAAATTAAGTGCCTGTTCAATGCGGGTTAAAATTGGTTCGGAACTGTGTTGACCATGACGTAACATTAAAGCTTGCATCGGCATCGCTGCTGACCAACCCGGAAGGGCATTATAGGAGATATAAACTAATCCCCCTACCTTGAGATTGCGGAGCATAAAATTAACTATTGCTTGGCGATTTTTGGCACTAATCCAGCTATAAATTCCGTGCAGGCTGATGAAGTCAAATTGAGGTAAATCTCGCTCTAAAAATTCCTCAAAACTATCATCAAAGAAAAGAATATTCTTCATTCCCGCCTTGGCCGCTAAATCTCTAGCCGTGGCGATATGGCTAGGATTGAAATCATTGGCATAAAATTGGGCGTGGGGATAGGTAGCCGCTAGAATATTCGTGGTAAAACCCTGACCACAGGCCAGTTCACAATAGGTAAATTCTTGGCTGGAATCGGGGGGTTGAATCGATTTAATCAGAGTGGCTAAACCTAATTTTAGGGGACTTAACTCGCCGTAAAAACCGCTAGTGTAGTTAACTTCCAATACATATCCTTCTGTCCAACTCATAGATTTTCCTCAAATATAATGACAATTCCTAAAATTAAGACTTGATTATACAGGAAAAGAGCCATGTCCCCTAGATTTTTGTGGGTGACAGCAAGGAGAAAAAATTATACAATGCCTATTAATACTAGAGTATTAACCTTTTAGCCAAACGATTCGGCAATTGCCAATAAACCCTAGAAGCGAGATTTCTCGTGAAAACTGACAGTCTCTTTTACCAAATCTTCCTGCGCTTTCCCGACAGTTTCTTTGACCTAATCGGACAACCGCAACCGGGAGCAGCAAACTATCAATTCACCTCCCAAGAGGTGAAACAACTCTCTTTCCGTCTCGATGGCTTATTTATACCACTCAGAGAAGATAGTCAGCAACCCCTCTACCTAGTGGAAGTGCAGTTCCAAGCGGACGACACCCTCTACTATCGACTTTTTGCGGAATTGTTCCTGTTTCTAAAACAATATCGACCACCTCACCCCTGGCAAATTGTCGTCATTTATCCCCATCGTGGGGTGGAACGGGAACAATCCCTACATTTTGGCGAAATCCTCAATTTATCAAGCGTTAGACGCATTTATCTCGATGAATTGCCCCAGGTGTCTCATCCCTCCTTAGGAATCGGTGTGATTAAATTAGTAGTAGAGTCGGAAACGGCAGCGGTGAGGACTGCTCAAACCCTAATCGAGCGGACCAGAGAAGAAATCACCGACCAGTCCAGTCAACGGCAGTTAATTGACCTAATCGAAAGTATCATCATTTACAAATTCCCCCAGAAAAGTCGCGAGGAAATTGAAGCTATGTTTGGACTAAGTGATTTAAAACAAACGAGAGTCTATCAAGAGGCACTGGCCGAAGGAGAAGAACGGGGTCTAGAACGGGGTCTAGAACGGGGTTTAGAACGGGGTCTAGAACGGGGTCTGCAAGAGGGGGAACGTCTGGTGGTGGAAAACCTGCTCCGAGTCCGTTTTGGTGAGTTAGACCCACCACTGCAAGCTATTATCAGCCGGATTTTACAATTGTCCCCGGAAGAATTTACTCCTTTACTCCTCCATTGTTCCAAGCAGGAACTCTTAAAGCGATTTCCCCCAGAAAAGTCGCGAGGAAATTGAAGCTATTACACCCTTATCAAGGGTAGGGTTAATTCATGAATTAACCCTACTACTTCCCCCAGAAAAGTTGCGAGGAAATTGAAGCTATGTTTGAACTAAGTGATTTAAAACAAACGAGAGTCTATCAAGAGGCACTGGCCGAAGGAGAAAAACAAGGTCTAGAACGTGGTCTGCAAGAAGGTCTAGAACGGGGTCTAGAACGGGGTTTAGAACGGGGTCTAGAACGGGGTCTAGAACGGGGTCTAGAACGGGGTCTAGAACGGGGTTTAGAACGGGGTCTAG is a genomic window containing:
- a CDS encoding methyltransferase regulatory domain-containing protein — protein: MSWTEGYVLEVNYTSGFYGELSPLKLGLATLIKSIQPPDSSQEFTYCELACGQGFTTNILAATYPHAQFYANDFNPSHIATARDLAAKAGMKNILFFDDSFEEFLERDLPQFDFISLHGIYSWISAKNRQAIVNFMLRNLKVGGLVYISYNALPGWSAAMPMQALMLRHGQHSSEPILTRIEQALNFTGELLEANASYFAQNPILKNRYERLKEQNRYYLAHEYFNQEWNSFYFDEVAKELEDAKLKYVGSAHINDHIDAVNLSPAAQEKLAKISDPIYREVVRDFFLNNQFRRDIFIRGSLSLTNQEQLKQLQETRFALLVNPANIKFEQQFPMGEVKLQEAIYQPICQVLAESPQTLLQLQNHPKTSNINLNGLYQALMILTGIGYIHPAVDEQTCQQRKPSTDAFNNAVKAKAVYSEELSFLASPLIGTGVVVNRLEQLFLLAKSSNQDAVQFVWQILASQGKKVVKDGKTLETEEENITHLKTVYEQFSKERLLTLQKLGI
- a CDS encoding Rpn family recombination-promoting nuclease/putative transposase, which translates into the protein MKTDSLFYQIFLRFPDSFFDLIGQPQPGAANYQFTSQEVKQLSFRLDGLFIPLREDSQQPLYLVEVQFQADDTLYYRLFAELFLFLKQYRPPHPWQIVVIYPHRGVEREQSLHFGEILNLSSVRRIYLDELPQVSHPSLGIGVIKLVVESETAAVRTAQTLIERTREEITDQSSQRQLIDLIESIIIYKFPQKSREEIEAMFGLSDLKQTRVYQEALAEGEERGLERGLERGLERGLERGLQEGERLVVENLLRVRFGELDPPLQAIISRILQLSPEEFTPLLLHCSKQELLKRFPPEKSRGN